The Cydia amplana chromosome 21, ilCydAmpl1.1, whole genome shotgun sequence genome includes a window with the following:
- the LOC134657847 gene encoding transmembrane protein 14C, with the protein MGVDFFGFAYAATVAAGGIMGYAKAGSIPSLGAGLIFGSILGIGAYQISRDPSNYQLLLGTTTVLGGIMGYRFYNSRKFMPAGIVFVLSVGMLAKILTKHVGSSPVPIKSG; encoded by the exons atgGGTGTTGACTTTTTCGGTTTTGCGTACGCCGCGACTGTCGCCGCTGGCGGTATTATGGGTTACGCAAAAGCAG GATCCATTCCGTCTCTTGGTGCTGGCCTCATCTTCGGATCCATCTTAG GTATTGGCGCATATCAAATCAGCAGGGACCCCTCTAATTACCAGCTGTTGCTTGGAACCACCACCGTCTTGGGAGGTATTATGGGATACAG ATTCTACAACAGCAGAAAGTTCATGCCGGCGGGCATAGTGTTCGTGTTGTCTGTGGGGATGCTCGCCAAAATACTCACTAAGCATGTTGGCTCGTCGCCTGTACCCATCAAATCTGGTTAA